AAAAATTCCATTAATTTGCTTCAAATTTATACTCAGAATGATTCGTGGTGAGTAGTTATATTGTTAGCTAAAAGGTTTGAATTTGCAGAATCACCATTCCAGATAATATTGCTAAGATTAAAATCGCCCAAAACGCATAAGTGGTTGTCGCCCAAATTATCTAAAGCTAGACTAGTCACATTATCCACATGCGCTTTATATAAATCCACGTTACTCCCTGGTGGTATGTACGAGGCAATCAGAAACAAGCAGCTGTTTGTCTCAGCTCCGTTAATGCATACACATAATTGATCAAGCAATGAGTCATTATTCGCGAGTTCAAcataatgttaaacttttttatttttattttgctattgtaactttgctacatatgtaaatagataggtaaaagaaaaatgctcaataaaaatgaaatgaaatgaaaatgaaatatgcGCGAGATACTCTTCTCACCGCAATTAGAACACCGCCACCTCTTAAGCAACCCGTCTTGACAGCGTCACGGTCTTTACGAAACACGTCGTAAAGTTTCGTATCGAAAAACTCACTGTCGTAGAAATCAGAGTTTAGCCATGTTTCAACTATGACAATTATATCGAACAACTCTTCTGTACTGAATTGATAAATTGTGTCCAGTTTGATTGCATTTACACGGATTTTtcaaaggcgtttgataaagtctcATACTATTCTATTCCATAAATTGGTATGCCTTGGATTCCATTCATCTTTTTTATTCTGGCTCAAATCATACCTAACCGGTAGAAGTTGCGTAGTTACCATTGATGGTGCACTCTCGAACCCTTTTGTTGCCACTTCAGGCGTTCCTCAAGGAAGCATTCTAGGTCCGctcctttttataatttttattaatgacatcagtCAATGCTTTTCGCACTCAAAATTTTTGCTCTATGCtgacgatttaaaaatttttttcgaatgttCGAGAAACATCAGATGCCTTTCATCTGCAGACCGATTTGGATAATATTCATAGATGGTGTGAGAAGTCACGCCTCTCCCTTAACATAAATAAATGTTTCCATTTGACATATTGCAGGCGTCTAAGCATCCTCGATACATCGTATCTGATTGCTAATGATGTGCTGCAAAATGTAACAGAGTTTAAGGACTTGGGCGTGGTATTTGATGTTAAGCTTACTTTCAACGGCCACATAAACTTAATACTCTCGAAATCGTATTCCGTTCTCGGTTTCATTCGTCACAACTCCACGGAGTTTTCTGATCCCTATACGTTTAAGCAACTATTTACCTCTCTTGTTCGATCACATTTAGagtatgctgttttcatttggagaccatatgATCAACTCTCGATAAGTAGAATTGAATGGGTTCAAAAGGTCTTTCTAAAACACGCTCTACGTTCCTTAAGGTTTGAGTAGCCTGTCCCGCCCTACGATTCTCGGCGTTTGCTAATTAATTTGGATTCGctggaaaaacgaaggaaaattctCTCGCTTTCTTTTGCTTTCAATGTTATTAATGGCATTATCGATTGCCCAATGTTACTTGAGCGGATTAGTTTTAATATTCCTTAGAGAAATCTTCGTAAGTTCTACCCTTTTTATTTGGAAAACTTTAGAACAACATATGCTAGCAATGCGCCTATTGCTCGGGCACTAAGAGAATTAAATGCTCTGTTCTCTTCATCAACTAAGCTTGACTTTGCACTATCAAAATCGGATTTTGTAAGAATTctaaatttaatttgtctataagtTATAACAATCAATTACAATACATACTTCTTCTCATTTGCGCGAGATTATTTTACAttattctagtctgtaaggtatCCTGTACTGTAgacttaatttaaataaataaataaacattgggctgccacaaggttcagtacttgctccgatattgtttataatttacgTCAATGATATACAAACTTCTTtgagaatttgtaaaataagtctttttgcggatgatgcattagtgacaaaaatgtagattgcgctgtcttgaaaatacaagaagacttaaataatttatataagtgGCTGTGCAGCAGAAAGATAAAATTTAATAATGATATAACTAAGTATATGATATTTCATAAGAACCACAACGTTATAAACCATAGTAAGTTAATCCAatctagtctgaaaataaaaaccaatgcaattgaaagagtagatcaaatgaagtacctaggtgtaataattgatgagaCACTAAGTTTCATAAGACATatgaatcatttagagaagaaaattgcacagaaaataggatatatgtatcgaacatgtaagcatattagccaaAATCACAAAATATTAGCatatagatcaattgtagaaccgcattttatttattgcccaacaaTACTACTATTAACAAATGACacgttaattaataagctccaaatacagcaaaacaaagcaatgcgtttgatactaaaatgctcgtatagaacatcaaaaattattattcttcctatgttaaattggcttagtattaaaaaattaatctgttattagggggactcatgaaagcatataaacttataaggtgtaaaattatatgcatttacacacgctgttatatgaacgcacctagaatgCTCTTGATAAACtgaattgtcgatcagctgttttactgtaaaaaaatatttcattattattattaattaaaaatgccaagattaagtgaaaaattaaaactaaaacgtctttacaaagatattcttgtaagtgacttgctgatgttggagatttctgatgaaaatgacggTAATATTTGTGCTTTTGGCCAGATGGCTTGTGTAATAACCATTTTCATTGcaaagaataaaaaaaggaaagaggACGAAATTTGGGAGGATTTCATGTTTGCTATGGTTGCTTTCACTGAGATAAGGTATGGGTGTGACTTTGTTCACCATTCCATCCCTAAATCTCACCAGTTTTTGCAAGACGTATGGCCTGACTTAGATGAAAGAAGGTTTCGAACAATTGCTCGAGTTAGCCGCTCAACGTTCCAAGTGTTGTATGACTTGATCAAGTACGACGAAATATTCAACGGTCCGCGCTCTTGCAAGCAGTTCTCGCTAGAAACGCCACTTTTAGTTGTTTTATATCGCCTGTGCTCAAGTGGAGAGGATGCCACGATAAGTAAAATTGCGAGTTTGTTTGGTGTTAGCGATGGCGGAGCAATACAGGtagaacttaaaatttttttttgaaaaataataattaataccaAATCTTTATACAGAACATGACGAACAGAATATTTCAAGCCATTTTCAGGGTGAGACAGCAGTTTGTGTACTGGCCAGAGAGTGCTGAGCGTCAAAACTTAGTAGCTGAAACTTTTGACGAGTTGCCCCACTGTATTGGCTATGTTGATGGCACTGAAATAAAGTTAGTCGAGAAACCGCTTGACGATCCGGAAGCTTACTTTTCTAGGAAGCATGTGTATTCATTGAAAGCGCAGGCTGTGTGCGACTATAAGCTACG
The DNA window shown above is from Eurosta solidaginis isolate ZX-2024a chromosome 2, ASM4086904v1, whole genome shotgun sequence and carries:
- the LOC137241593 gene encoding uncharacterized protein; the encoded protein is MPRLSEKLKLKRLYKDILVSDLLMLEISDENDGNICAFGQMACVITIFIAKNKKRKEDEIWEDFMFAMVAFTEIRYGCDFVHHSIPKSHQFLQDVWPDLDERRFRTIARVSRSTFQVLYDLIKYDEIFNGPRSCKQFSLETPLLVVLYRLCSSGEDATISKIASLFGVSDGGAIQNMTNRIFQAIFRVRQQFVYWPESAERQNLVAETFDELPHCIGYVDGTEIKLVEKPLDDPEAYFSRKHVYSLKAQAVCDYKLRIRHLVLGFPGSVHDARIYNNCSLVTQASSLFTGAQWLAGDSAYKLTSTVITPSRSTSTEMTSHQRNGFNRQFSQYRIRIEHCYGILKERFNSLKELRVAIRNDESVKFACRWILVCAILHNIVIKVLM